The following proteins are encoded in a genomic region of Amia ocellicauda isolate fAmiCal2 chromosome 6, fAmiCal2.hap1, whole genome shotgun sequence:
- the LOC136751021 gene encoding interphotoreceptor matrix proteoglycan 2-like, translated as MMPHLPWKCFLCVLVFNSARGLLEISTAATQGIYADGLQTQNEQVKLPENGRILFSPSSVQRAPPLNAFPSPRGKRAAMSRRKRNVLFPSGVQVCPQDTVQQAITNHLKYFNLRVCQETIWEAFKIFWDRLPDRQEYMGWMKLCQEGTINVFEIGANFSQSEEHLHLVQIRMSLSSPRSEPTNSWLHMCSSQTPVPPTTSDTITTQRDEDASVLWPHMVTEEVTLASGNSVIEETEGRITNEIEIDITERPARPLAEQVVHLSIQLTGESYSEDLKDPSSSHYQQLAQQFTEKIVNAFERLPGFKMVNVLEFRQKKASKGGNAVVVHYTVTFEVGSGGISNEIMDSINLKSNMVEASYPEQDESPTVVHTITDLRNYITEALQNLIGNTTLAVDPDSLQMKNVDDQLSPLLDNNGQGGTRPTIGPDDNLDSMDNILAAERPPDTPYQELSSNDIFVNDFNKEDFNFDPAHPNDLWLGSQNLQAGENDVIILEESPTLLPTYLPDPPLTLKPESTSGADTSIITSLPGVEDDHSVEEEGFIFSNTLVTKQTPTVGPNTVTALDVDDQTTLPQLSTASVSDETEVPTTTAAAETGSVEDVENTGSVSDCSTVPTEGQEGLTTTESVLSIPANIQSEVISVPAPVSPTHSPSKSSSADEPSMTASEQPDVISPSQDTFPPTAFTDEASMVTTKESPDNLFDLGSGSGFFHSGQEQGPDVWPWLSMTSDPIYYPESESTPPTDDDSSLSTNVKITEESPVSDKPFLDRVLMTEDIRNVPHYTTTDEAPVFWTMETLTVELSMQTTEASGMDYNYYASEASTMVSPITDYPLPEIKLVDSTTAAPDLEGPITIGLIVTEGNSFHKNDIFETIPETEPITSAGKVPVGPVTLAPSDTLYSTENGIAPVGPNVELFTIKEPVIELGTEEPAVNGPFTKDTPFLDTEDMSPGDEEIHIVEEVVTEFMETITHTTFNSIEDVYDTEIIPVALPTKEITDTETISTSQSITQSPLQDSLFTKISAVLPPEEESTTVLTEKPDETPLETDVYLESTLSPDLIGTTGGDDSVSEVNHFTTIHPLDQSNTRLMDDIAVSSESSSKDFHEFNITQSPAVVSPTQPQQPAEDGTPTQDIRPLGPDTTSIKGLDISIEVYHHTGVSHTEEESSGHTSVKARATDMASIAMPTNRNSTTPTRALMVFFSLRVTNMMFSDDLFNKSSAEYKALEQRFLELLVPYLQSNLSNFQNLEILNFRNGSIVVNSRMKFAKPVPRDVTNAVYLILEDFCNTAYQTMNLAIDKYSLDVESGDQADPCKFQACNEFSKCTVNRWSGEAECVCNAGYFSVDGLPCQSICDLQQNFCLNDGKCDIIPGQGAICRCRVGENWWYRGEHCEEYVSEPLVVGIAIASVAGFLLVASAVIFFLARTLRDQYDKEDTEDPVRRGESLASTEKAVKYNPMYESDATTGYSHYYRRYPQIPSYSSASAEVSTDFSSEEIRHIYEHSELTKEEIQDRIRIIELYAKDRQFAEFVRQHQMAMDIRRESPSC; from the exons atgatgcCACACTTACCCTGGAAATGTTTTCTGTGCGTTCTTGTTTTCAACTCTGCGAGAGGACTGCTTGAAATCAGTACAG CTGCCACTCAAGGGATTTACGCAGATGgtttacaaacacaaaatgaacaGGTGAAGTTGCCGGAAAATGGCAGGATACTATTTAGTCCATCAAGTGTTCAAAGAGCACCTCCACTAAATGCCTTCCCAAGTCCAAGGGGAAAAAGAGCAGCCATGTCGAGGAGAAAACGCAACGTCCTGTTCCCCAGTGGAGTCCAGGTTTGTCcacaggacactgttcagcaaGCCATTACAAACCATCTGAAATACTTCAATCTCCGAG TGTGCCAAGAAACAATCTGGGAGGCATTTAAGATCTTCTGGGATCGACTGCCCGACCGTCAGGAGTACATGGGCTGGATGAAGCTCTGTCAGGAAGGGACCATCAATGTCTTTGAAATTGGCGCAAACTTCAGTCAATCAGAGGAGCATCTCCATTTGGTTCAGATT AGAATGTCCCTCTCATCTCCCAGAAG TGAGCCCACGAACTCATGGCTACACATGTGCAG ctCACAGACGCCAGTCCCTCCTACAACATCCGACACCATCACAACTCAAAGAG ATGAGGATGCCAGTGTACTCTGGCCACATATGGTCACTGAAGAAGTCACCCTAGCCAGCGGGAATAGTGTGATCGAGGAGACAGAAGGCAGA ATTACCAATGAGATTGAAATTGACATCACAGAGAGGCCAGCCAGGCCGCTAGCAGAGCAAGTGGTGCATCTGAGCATTCAACTGACAGGAGAGAGTTACAGTGAGGACCTGAAAGATCCATCCAGCTCCCATTACCAGCAGTTGGCCCAGCAGTTCACTGAAAAG ATTGTAAATGCATTTGAGAGACTGCCAGGGTTCAAGATGGTCAATGTGCTCGAATTCAG gcagaAAAAGGCCTCCAAAGG GGGCAATGCGGTGGTGGTTCATTACACTGTGACGTTCGAGGTGGGCTCTGGCGGAATAAGCAATGAGATCATGGACTCCATTAACCTGAAGTCTAATATGGTGGAGGCATCCTACCCTGAGCAAGACGAGAGCCCCACTGTGGTTCACACCATCACAGACTTACGCAACTACATCACTGAGGCCCTGCAAAACCTAATCGGGAACACCACATTGGCCGTAGACCCGGACTCTCTGCAAATGAAAAACG TGGATGATCAGTTGTCACCACTTCTTGACAACAATGGCCAAGGAGGTACAAGACCAACCATCGGACCAGATGACAACTTAGACAGCATG gacaatATTCTGGCAGCTGAGCGACCTCCTGATACCCCTTACCAAGAACTGTCCAGCAATGACATCTTCGTCAATGACTTTAACAAGGAAGACTTTAATTTTGACCCTGCGCACCCAAATGACCTATGGCTGGGGTCTCAGAACCTTCAGGCTGGGGAGAATGATGTCATCATCCTGGAAGAAAGCCCCACTCTGCTGCCAACTTACCTCCCAGACCCGCCCCTCACATTGAAGCCCGAGTCCACATCTGGAGCAGACACTTCCATTATAACATCCCTGCCGGGTGTAGAGG atgATCACAGTGTCGAGGAAGaaggcttcattttcagtaacacATTAGTGACAAAGCAGACACCAACAGTCGGTCCAAATACAGTTACTGCTCTTGATGTGGATGATCAAACCACCCTGCCGCAGTTGTCTACAGCCTCGGTATCTGATGAAACAGAGGTGCCCACAACTACAGCAGCTGCAGAAACTGGTTCAGTTGAAGATGTAGAAAATACTGGTTCTGTGTCAGACTGTTCAACTGTTCCAACCGAGGGCCAAGAAGGACTGACAACAACAGAAAGTGTGCTTTCCATCCCTGCTAACATACAGTCTGAAGTTATAAGTGTTCCAGCTCCAGTGTCTCCCACACACAGTCCCTCCAAGTCTTCTTCAGCTGATGAACCCTCGATGACTGCATCAGAACAGCCAGATGTGATATCTCCTTCTCAAGACACATTTCCTCCAACAGCCTTCACTGATGAAGCTTCAATGGTTACAACAAAAGAGTCACCTGACAATTTGTTTGACCTGGGCTCTGGGTCAGGGTTCTTCCATTCTGGACAAGAACAAGGACCTGATGTTTGGCCATGGCTATCTATGACCTCAGATCCAATTTAttacccagagtcagagagcaCACCACCCACAGATGATGATTCCTCATTATCTACAAATGTGAAAATTACAGAGGAATCCCCTGTATCTGACAAGCCATTTTTGGACAGGGTTCTGATGACTGAAGACATACGCAATGTACCCCACTATACCACCACTGATGAAGCCCCGGTTTTCTGGACTATGGAGACACTGACCGTAGAGCTCTCTATGCAAACCACTGAGGCCTCTGGCATGGATTATAACTATTATGCAAGTGAGGCATCTACCATGGTGTCACCTATCACTGATTATCCGCTTCCAGAAATAAAGTTGGTTGATTCCACCACTGCAGCCCCTGACTTAGAGGGACCAATAACCATAGGATTAATTGTGACTGAGGGGAATTCATTTCACAAGAATGACATATTTGAAACCATCCCAGAAACGGAGCCAATCACCTCAGCTGGAAAGGTACCAGTAGGGCCTGTTACCTTGGCTCCCTCAGACACACTTTATTCCACTGAAAATGGCATTGCCCCAGTTGGGCCCAATGTGGAATTGTTCACCATAAAAGAACCTGTCATAGAGCTGGGCACGGAGGAGCCTGCTGTAAATGGGCCTTTCACAAAGGACACCCCTTTCCTGGACACTGAAGATATGAGTCCAGGAGATGAAGAGATTCACATTGTAGAGGAGGTGGTGACAGAATTCATGGAAACAATCACTCATACTACTTTCAACTCTATAGAAGATGTCTATGATACAGAAATTATACCTGTTGCCTTGCCCACCAAAGAGATAACAGACACAGAGACCATAAGCACTTCTCAGTCTATAACACAATCTCCTCTACAGGATTCACTTTTCACTAAAATTTCTGCTGTTCTGCCTCCAGAGGAAGAATCTACCACTGTACTGACAGAGAAACCTGATGAAACTCCATTAGAGACAGATGTTTATTTAGAATCAACCTTATCCCCAGATTTAATAGGCACGACTGGTGGTGATGATTCCGTTAGTGAAGTGAATCATTTCACTACAATACATCCATTAGATCAGTCAAACACCAGGCTGATGGATGACATAGCAGTGAGTTCAGAATCATCTAGTAAGGACTTCCATGAGTTTAACATCACACAAAGCCCCGCTGTCGTAAGTCCCACACAGCCTCAACAACCAGCAGAAGATGGTACACCAACGCAAGACATAAGACCACTTGGACCAGACACCACCAGTATCAAAGGCCTTGACATATCCATTGAAGTGTACCACCACACAGGGGTGAGTCACACTGAGGAAGAGAGCAGTGGGCACACCTCCGTTAAAGCTCGTGCTACAGACATGGCTAGTATAGCCATGCCTACCAATAGGAATTCCACTACCCCCACCCGGGCATTGATGGTCTTCTTCAGCCTCAGGGTCACCAACATGATGTTTTCTGATGATCTGTTCAATAAAAGCTCAGCTGAATACAAGGCTCTGGAGCAAAGATTTTTGGAACTG CTTGTCCCGTATCTGCAGTCCAACCTCAGCAATTTCCAAAACCTCGAAATCCTCAACTTCAGGAATGGCAGCATTGTGGTGAACAGCAGAATGAAGTTTGCTAAGCCTGTCCCTCGTGACGTCACTAATGCAGTCTATCTCATTCTCGAAGACTTCTGCAATACAGCCTACCAAACTATGAACCTTGCAATTGACAAATACTCTCTGGATGTTGAGTCAG GTGACCAAGCGGATCCCTGTAAATTCCAGGCCTGCAACGAGTTTTCCAAGTGCACAGTGAACCGCTGGTCAGGGGAAGCCGAGTGTGTGTGCAATGCTGGATACTTCAGTGTGGATGGACTGCCTTGCCAGAGCATCTGTGACCTACAGCAAAACTTCTGCTTGAATGATGGGAAGTGTGATATTATCCCAGGGCAAGGAGCAATCTGCAG GTGTCGTGTAGGGGAGAACTGGTGGTACCGCGGAGAACATTGTGAGGAGTATGTCTCCGAGCCACTGGTCGTCGGCATTGCCATTGCCTCAGTAGCTGGTTTCCTGCTGGTGGCCTCGGCTGTCATCTTCTTCCTCGCCAGGACACTGCGGGACCAGTATGACAAGGAAGACACTGAAGACCCAGTCAG ACGTGGGGAAAGTCTGGCCTCCACGGAGAAGGCAGTGAAGTACAACCCGATGTATGAGAGTGACGCCACCACTGGCTACAGCCATTATTACAGACGCTACCCCCAGATACCCTCTTACAGCTCTGCCAGTGCGGAGGTCTCGACTGACTTCAGCAGCGAGGAGATACGGCACATCTATGAGCACAGCGAGCTCACCAAGGAG GAAATTCAAGACAGGATACGAATCATAGAGCTGTATGCCAAAGACCGTCAGTTTGCAGAGTTTGTGCGGCAGCATCAAAT GGCCATGGATATCAGAAGAGAAAGTCCTTCGTGTTAG